In Betaproteobacteria bacterium, the genomic window CCGTTCTATAACCGCAGGCGTCTGCATTCCACGCTTGGCTACACCTCGCCAAGCATCTTCCTTGCAGACTGGATCAGTGCTCAACATGTGCAAGAACTGGCGGCATAATGCCGATGGGTTGGAAGACTAAAAACCGAGGGAAGCTCACTTTGCGCTTCGAGGCTTTTTATCACATCGATTCCATACGCACTACTCTAGAATGCTGAATTATTAGAGGTGCCCTTAAGTCTATGCGTGTGATGATTCCTGATGCCTTTATTCCTTAGCCAAGCGGTGGCCTATGCGAAGCCCACGGCCGCGCTTGCTCGAAGGCGCGCGCGGCTTGCAGCACAGTGAGATCCTGAAACCTGCGGCCAACAATTTGAATTCCCACCGGTAAGCCTTCCAGCGTAAATCCGCATGGGCAAGTGGCTGCCGGTTGCCCAGTGAGATTGAAGGGATAACTAAAACCCGCCCAGCGCAGCCAGTCCCAGGGATGCTGCTCCCAATGCTCAGGGATGAGGCGCGTGGCGGGGAAAGCTGCTACGGAGACCGATGGGGTAAGCAGTAGGTCGTAGCGCTGAAAAAACCCATGCACACGGTCCCAAAGGGCCAAGCGCTCGCCTTGCGCGCGGCAGTAGCCGGCGGCCGTATAGCGTAATCCTTCGCGCGCCATGGCCACCATGCCGGGATCCATTTTATGCTCCCACTGCTCAATCAGATGACCCACCTGCCCAGCAAACGCGCCCGCGAACAAGCAATGCTCCAGCGCCATGGTATTGCCCCAACCGGGATCGGCCTCCTCCACCCGGCATCCCATTTCCTCGAAGGCGCGCGCGGCGTGCGCCACACTGTCGCGCACTTCGGGGTCCACTCGCAGGAATCCCAGGCCGGGTGAATACGCAATCTTCAATCCGGTAATTCCCGCATCGAGTTTGCCTACGTAATCCTCCGGCGGTGCCTCCAAACTCCACGGATCACGGTCGTCCGGCCCAGCCGTGGCCGCCAGCATGAGCGCGCCATCGCCCACGGTGCGGGTGATGGGGCCCACGTGGGAAATCAGCCCGTTGTTGGGCATGGGATGGTAAGGAATACGCCCGAACGAGGGTTTCATACCGAACACCCCGCAGAAGGCCGCGGGCATGCGCACGGATCCCGCCCCATCGGAACCTTGATGAATGGGTCCGATGCCTGCCGCCGCGCAAACCCCGGCGCCCGCGCTCGATGCCCCCGCGTTCATGCCGTGCTTCCAGGGGTTGTGCGTGATGCCCGTCACGGGTGAACGGCTGACCCCGGACCAGCCAAATTCGGAGACAGCGGTCTTGCCGATGGAAATGGCACCAGCAAGCCGTAGTCTTTCGACGTGGAGGTGATCGATGTCCGGAACGCGCTCCCGGTGAACAAAGGACCCCCCCATGCTGCGCACGCCCTTGGTGAGTGAGAGATCCTTAATGGTGACGGGGATGCCATGGAGCAGTCCCAATTCATCTCCGCGCAAGACGGCAGTCTCCGCCGCGCGTGCTTGTTCGAGGGCGCTGTCGTAGGTGTCGGTACAGATCGCATTCAGGTGGCCATTGAGACGGCGCGCGCGCTTAATGACCGTGCTCATGATCTCGACAGGCGAGAGCGCCTTGGTTCGGATCAGTTTTGCCAGTTGGGTGGCGGGCGTAAAACACAGATCTTCTTCGTTCATGGCGGCGTCCTGTGCACACTACAATGGCTGTTGTTTGATTTAACCGGGAGACCAAGCATGCCACGAATCACCAATGTAGCAAAACAGAAACTGCAACAAGGACAGCTATCCATTGGCATCGGCGTACGTGCCGTGCGCGGCGTGGAGATCGCCCGGCTGATGAAGACGGCGGGCTTCGATTGGTTGTTCATCGACCTGGAACACGGCGCCACTTCGACCGAGACGGCCTATCAGATCAGCGTGGCGGCGCTCGACGCTGGCATCGCGCCCCTGGTGCGCGTACCCAGCGGTGAGCTGGCCATGGGCACGCGTTGCCTGGATGGCGGAGCGCTGGGCGTGGTCATGCCGCACGTGGACACCGCGGAGGAAGCCCGCGCCATGGTCAACGCCTTCAAGTTCGCGCCCACCGGCAAACGATCCATCGGCGGCGCCTACCCGCAGTTTGGATTCGCCACCGTCCCCGCAAAGGAAGTGGTGAGCGAGATCAACGATGCGACCTTGGTGGTGGCTATGATCGAAACCCCTAAAGCCGTGGAGAACGCCGATGAGATTGCCGCCGTTCCCGGTATCGACGCATTGCTCATGGGCACCAACGATCTGTGCCTGGAGATGGGCATACCGGGCCAGCTCGACCATGAGCGCGTGGTGGCCGCCATCGATACCGTGCTGGCCGCGTGTAAAAAACACGGCAAATGGCCAGGGCTGGGAGGCGTCTACGGCAAGGAGTTGCTCAAGCGCTACGTTGGCCGTGGCATGCGCATGATCCTATCGGGCAACGACATCAACTTGCTGCTGGCGGCGGCGCAAGACCAGGCGAACTTTGTTCGCGGGTGCTTGTGACTTCAGAAATCATTGAACCACGAAGCTACTAAAGGGGGAGAATCATGACCGAATCAAGAGGGGCGCTCATCAAGCGGCTCGAGGGGCAAGCGCGCCAAATCCGCCGCAATGTTTGGCGAGCGCTGCGGGCCGGGGGCAGCGGTCACGCCGGGGGCTCTTGTTCCGCCGCCGATATCCTGGCCGCGCTCTACTTCCATCGCATGCGAGTGCGCCCCAAGGAACCGGAATGGCCAGACCGTGACCGCTTCGTTCTTTCCAAGGGGCACGCCAATGCCGCCCTGGGCGCCGTGTTGGCGCAGGCCGGCTTCATCGACGATTCCGTGCTGGACCGCTTCTACGGCTACGAATCGCCCTTCGGCATGCACCCAGACATCAAAGTGGCTGGCGTCGAGATGTGTACAGGAGCTTTGGGCCACGGGCTTGCCATCGCCATGGGCATGGCCTTGGGCGCGAGAATGCAGGCGCAAGATTTCCACACCTTCGTGATGATCGGCGATGGAGAACTCCACGAGGGTTCCAATTGGGAGGCCGCCTTGGCCGCCTCCCATTACAAGCTGGCGAATCTGACTGCCATCATCGACTACAACAAGATCGCGCAGAGCGGTCCCATTAGCGAATTGATCGAAGTGGGTCCGCTGGCGGACAAATGGCGCGCCTTCGGTTGGGAGGTGCGAGAAATCGACGGTCACGACATGGTCCAGGTGGCCGATGCCCTCGGCGCCCTCCCCTTCAACAACGCACGGCCCTCGGCCCTCATCGCCCACACCATCAAGGGCAAAGGCGTGAGTTTCGCGGAGAACACTTACGTTTGGCACAGCAACAATGTCACGGATGAGATTTACGCGAAGGC contains:
- a CDS encoding transketolase, which gives rise to MTESRGALIKRLEGQARQIRRNVWRALRAGGSGHAGGSCSAADILAALYFHRMRVRPKEPEWPDRDRFVLSKGHANAALGAVLAQAGFIDDSVLDRFYGYESPFGMHPDIKVAGVEMCTGALGHGLAIAMGMALGARMQAQDFHTFVMIGDGELHEGSNWEAALAASHYKLANLTAIIDYNKIAQSGPISELIEVGPLADKWRAFGWEVREIDGHDMVQVADALGALPFNNARPSALIAHTIKGKGVSFAENTYVWHSNNVTDEIYAKALAELGEP
- a CDS encoding amidase — protein: MNEEDLCFTPATQLAKLIRTKALSPVEIMSTVIKRARRLNGHLNAICTDTYDSALEQARAAETAVLRGDELGLLHGIPVTIKDLSLTKGVRSMGGSFVHRERVPDIDHLHVERLRLAGAISIGKTAVSEFGWSGVSRSPVTGITHNPWKHGMNAGASSAGAGVCAAAGIGPIHQGSDGAGSVRMPAAFCGVFGMKPSFGRIPYHPMPNNGLISHVGPITRTVGDGALMLAATAGPDDRDPWSLEAPPEDYVGKLDAGITGLKIAYSPGLGFLRVDPEVRDSVAHAARAFEEMGCRVEEADPGWGNTMALEHCLFAGAFAGQVGHLIEQWEHKMDPGMVAMAREGLRYTAAGYCRAQGERLALWDRVHGFFQRYDLLLTPSVSVAAFPATRLIPEHWEQHPWDWLRWAGFSYPFNLTGQPAATCPCGFTLEGLPVGIQIVGRRFQDLTVLQAARAFEQARPWASHRPPLG
- a CDS encoding aldolase — its product is MPRITNVAKQKLQQGQLSIGIGVRAVRGVEIARLMKTAGFDWLFIDLEHGATSTETAYQISVAALDAGIAPLVRVPSGELAMGTRCLDGGALGVVMPHVDTAEEARAMVNAFKFAPTGKRSIGGAYPQFGFATVPAKEVVSEINDATLVVAMIETPKAVENADEIAAVPGIDALLMGTNDLCLEMGIPGQLDHERVVAAIDTVLAACKKHGKWPGLGGVYGKELLKRYVGRGMRMILSGNDINLLLAAAQDQANFVRGCL